The DNA region TGGACGCCTCGACCGACACCAGGACCTCGCCGACACCGGGAGCGGGCCGGTCCACATCGTTGATCCGCAGGACGTCCGGTGCACCGTAACTCGTGATCTGAGCAGCCTTCATGGCGCTGTTCCTTCCGTGGTCGGCTGGGGTGGAACCGATACTGGTCCTCTGCTCACGGCACACGGTCGTTCGCCTTTTCCTGGGACTGGCAGACCCACCCTCCCAATCCACGCCCGAGGCATACTGACGCCGTGACCGACAACCCCCTCGCGCCGACCGACGACCCCCGACGCGAACTCGCCGAATTCCTGCGGACCCGCCGGACCCGGCTGCGGCCGGAGGACGTCGGCCTCGAACCCGGCCCGAGGCGACGCGTGGCCGGACTGCGGCGTGAGGAACTGGCCCTGTTGGCGGGGGTGAGTTCGGACTACTACCAGCGCATGGAGCAGGGTCGCGACGTGCGGCCTTCCGAACAGGTCCTGGACGCCCTCGCACGCGCCCTCAACTTCTCCACCGAGGAGTGCCGACACCTGCACAGCCTCGCCGCCGCCGCACGCACACCGGCTCGCGCCCCGCGCCGGTACGAACCGGAGGAAGTACCGGACACCACAGAGCGGTTGCTGCGCACGATGCCCTCGCCCGCCCTGGTCGTGGGCCGCTACCTGGACGTACTGGCCTGGAGCCCGCTGGCCGGCGCGCTGCTGGGCGAGTTCACCCGACTCCCGGTGACGCAGCGGAACCTGCTGTCGCTCCTGTTGCACCCGGAGGCCGACCAGACCTGTCCGGAGCGGGCCGCCACCGTCGCCGAGCTGACCGCGATGCTGCGCGCACAGGTCGCCGCCGATCCGGGGCACCCGCGCGCCGCGGAGCTGGTAGGCGAACTCGCGGTCCGCAGCGACGAGTTCGCGACGCTGTGGGCCCGTCACGACGTGGGCGAGACGACGCGCGGCCGGATGCGTGTCAACCACCCCATGGTCGGGGAGCTGAACCTGGACTGGGACGCCTACCCGCTGCCGGGCACTCCCGGCCCGATGCTGATCGTCTACACCGCCGTCGAGGGCGGCCCCGACGCCGAGCGACTCCAACTGCTGGCCAGTCTGCTCAACGCCGGCTGACGCAAGACAGAATCAGCCCCCGGTTCTTGCCTACCCGCTCGGCCGCCGGTTCTGCCGGTTCGGTGCGGAAGCAGGCAGGCGCGACGGTTTCGAGGACGGCTTCAGGCGGATCAGCTCTGCGACGGCAGCCTCGCCGCGTCACTGTCCGCCCCCTGTTCCAACGCGCCATCCGTGGGGACCTGTCCTTCAGCGCGGCTCATTCGGGCGGCTCGGGACGACGGATGTGCGATGGCTTGGGTCGACGGTCCCTCCTCCGGGCCGGAACCGCGACGCAGTTCGTGTTCCTTGTGCATGAGCCGACGTGCGTGCGCGTGGTCTCCCAGCGCCCATTGGATCTTGGCGAGCAGACGGTACGCATAGCTGAGACTGGCGGGGTCGTCGACTGCCTCGAAGCGCTCGAGCGCGAGATCGGCATGGAGGCGGGCCGGCGTGAGGGTTCCGGCCTTGCGGAAGGCCTCGGCTGCCGTCGCGTGCGAGTGCGCCGCCCCTTCCCGGTCGCCCTGGTCGTCGAGCAGTTGGGCGGCCTTCTGGGCCAGTACCGCCGCATCCGGGTACTGCCCGGTGTACATGTGCACTGCGGCCTCCGCCGCGAGGCACTCCGCCAGCAGACTGTCGTCCCCGGCTTCCTCGAAGCAGGTGTGCGCCTCGGCCTGGAACCGCATGGCCTCGTCGATCAGGTTGGCAGCCAGGGCCCGTTCGGCGAGAGACATCAGGTGCCGACCGCCTTCGGCCGCGCCCTCGGGCACCGACCGGGCCGCACGCAGGAGTTCGGCGGCCACGTCCCGCCGCACGTGCGAGGGGTCGCGTTTCACCAACTGCGGGTGGCCGGGGTCGAGTTCTGTGCCCACGAGGGCCAGGGCGCCGCGCGCCCGCGCGATACCCCTGCCGTAACTCCTGCCCGTCGCGTACCGGTAGGCGGCCTCGGCCTCTTCCCTGGCCACGGCGGGCCGCTGCTCCTCACGCAGGGCGTCGGCCACCTCGCAGCTGAACTCGGTTGCGAGGTTCCATCGGTCCTCGCGCGCCGCCCGCGCT from Streptomyces sp. NBC_00258 includes:
- a CDS encoding helix-turn-helix transcriptional regulator, with translation MTDNPLAPTDDPRRELAEFLRTRRTRLRPEDVGLEPGPRRRVAGLRREELALLAGVSSDYYQRMEQGRDVRPSEQVLDALARALNFSTEECRHLHSLAAAARTPARAPRRYEPEEVPDTTERLLRTMPSPALVVGRYLDVLAWSPLAGALLGEFTRLPVTQRNLLSLLLHPEADQTCPERAATVAELTAMLRAQVAADPGHPRAAELVGELAVRSDEFATLWARHDVGETTRGRMRVNHPMVGELNLDWDAYPLPGTPGPMLIVYTAVEGGPDAERLQLLASLLNAG